One region of Vallitalea okinawensis genomic DNA includes:
- a CDS encoding HAD family hydrolase — translation MIKNIIFDLGRVLLTFDPEGFIESKADLAPHKDFLLENVFKNPLWIELDRGTMSVDEVVQKISSTYPDLREVINSCLHDFNEMFNVIESSEKILYDLKEQGYNLYILSNFHVESYDYVTSRFNFFKAFDGRIISAYVKQVKPDRGIYETLLVTFDLKAEETLFIDDTLANIEGAAEVGIHGIHLYDPAILENALSEFEIAV, via the coding sequence ATGATAAAAAATATTATTTTTGATTTAGGACGAGTTTTACTAACCTTTGATCCAGAAGGCTTTATAGAGAGTAAAGCTGATCTAGCTCCACATAAGGATTTCTTATTAGAAAACGTTTTCAAGAATCCTTTATGGATTGAACTAGATCGTGGTACCATGTCAGTCGATGAAGTTGTTCAGAAGATTTCCAGTACTTATCCTGACTTAAGAGAAGTTATTAACAGTTGTTTGCATGATTTCAATGAAATGTTTAATGTCATAGAATCATCTGAGAAGATTTTATATGATCTTAAAGAACAAGGCTATAATCTATACATATTATCCAATTTTCATGTGGAATCATACGATTATGTTACTAGCCGCTTTAATTTCTTTAAAGCTTTTGATGGCCGCATAATCTCAGCTTATGTAAAGCAAGTTAAACCTGATCGTGGAATTTACGAGACCTTACTTGTGACATTTGACCTAAAGGCTGAGGAAACATTATTTATTGATGATACACTGGCAAATATAGAAGGTGCTGCCGAAGTCGGTATTCACGGTATTCACTTATATGATCCAGCCATCTTAGAAAATGCTCTTTCTGAATTTGAAATAGCTGTTTAA
- the fabI gene encoding enoyl-ACP reductase FabI: MDLLKDKKIVIMGVSNKWSIAWGCAQVMKSYGAQIIYTYQNERIKDKLQKMIGEEGILIPCDVTKDEEIEAAFNHIKDEVGTIDGVIHSIAYAKQEDLYTSVVNTSREGYALAQDISAYSLIAVTRCASELMTNGGSIVTMSYIGSQKAVTNYNVMGMAKAALESSVRYLASDLGSKDIRVNAISAGPIKTAAAKGIKDFSTLIKSATEKTPLRRTVTKEEVGNVAAFLSSELSSGITGEIIYVDGGLNIVL, translated from the coding sequence ATGGACTTATTAAAAGATAAAAAGATTGTCATTATGGGTGTATCCAACAAGTGGAGTATAGCATGGGGATGTGCACAGGTAATGAAAAGTTATGGTGCACAAATTATCTATACATATCAGAATGAAAGAATCAAAGATAAATTGCAAAAGATGATTGGTGAAGAAGGAATATTGATTCCTTGTGATGTAACAAAAGATGAGGAAATTGAGGCTGCCTTTAATCATATAAAAGATGAAGTGGGAACTATTGATGGTGTTATTCATTCAATTGCCTATGCCAAACAAGAAGATCTATATACATCTGTTGTCAATACCAGTAGAGAAGGTTATGCCTTGGCGCAAGACATAAGTGCCTATTCATTAATAGCTGTAACTCGATGTGCATCTGAATTGATGACCAATGGCGGAAGTATTGTTACAATGTCCTACATTGGTTCGCAAAAAGCTGTAACGAATTATAATGTAATGGGTATGGCAAAGGCTGCTTTAGAAAGTTCAGTTAGGTATCTAGCAAGTGATTTAGGAAGTAAGGATATTCGCGTTAATGCTATATCAGCTGGTCCAATTAAAACTGCTGCAGCTAAAGGTATTAAAGATTTCAGTACTCTTATTAAATCAGCAACAGAAAAAACACCATTAAGAAGAACTGTGACAAAAGAAGAAGTCGGTAATGTTGCAGCTTTCTTAAGCAGTGAATTATCATCAGGAATAACAGGGGAAATAATTTATGTAGATGGTGGATTGAATATTGTCTTATAA
- a CDS encoding MATE family efflux transporter: MSNTTKLGQESITKLLLQFSIPAVIANMVNAIYNIVDRIFIGNYAGENALAGLTIAFPLMILIFAFASLVGIGGAALISIKLGENDNRKANHIFGNTLSIAVILGLSITVIGYLSMEGLLRLLGADLVTLPYALNYMNIILGGIIFQLISFALASAARTEGRPKLSMLAMMTSALTNIALDYIFIRIMGWGVKGAALGTIIGQFVGLMLLVGYYVKGKSVLKIIKKDLVPEIKVVKAIVSIGASSFITPIGSSIAMMLLNVSLVNYGGNAAITAMGGINSLYSMFIMPVMGIQQGMQPIIGYNHGANLKNRVKKTLIVGVSMAVAFSSVVFILLEGFPTLFMQLFIAPESLTMPIATKGLRLFILMLPLLSINLLGTAYFQSIAQVKKALFLGAARQFIFLIPVVLSLPKVLGLTGVWLSTPIADGLAVLVTIVMLLPVFKAREKEPKVLLAND; this comes from the coding sequence ATGAGTAACACAACTAAGTTAGGACAAGAATCCATAACGAAGCTTTTACTACAATTCTCAATACCAGCTGTTATAGCCAATATGGTTAACGCTATTTATAATATAGTGGATAGAATTTTTATTGGGAACTACGCAGGAGAAAATGCCTTAGCTGGTCTTACAATTGCATTCCCCCTCATGATACTCATCTTTGCTTTTGCTAGTTTAGTTGGTATTGGTGGTGCAGCACTAATATCCATTAAACTTGGGGAGAATGACAATAGAAAGGCTAATCATATTTTTGGTAATACATTAAGCATTGCAGTAATCTTAGGTTTATCTATAACTGTTATAGGCTATCTATCCATGGAAGGATTACTTAGATTACTTGGAGCAGATCTGGTTACACTTCCCTATGCACTCAATTATATGAACATTATTTTGGGAGGGATTATATTTCAGCTTATTTCATTTGCCTTAGCAAGTGCAGCTAGAACAGAAGGACGTCCTAAGTTATCCATGTTAGCAATGATGACATCAGCATTAACGAATATTGCCTTGGATTATATATTTATTAGGATTATGGGTTGGGGAGTTAAAGGGGCAGCCTTGGGGACGATTATTGGGCAGTTTGTTGGATTAATGCTGCTCGTCGGTTATTATGTAAAGGGTAAAAGTGTCCTTAAAATAATCAAAAAAGATTTAGTACCAGAAATTAAAGTGGTTAAAGCTATAGTAAGTATTGGAGCTTCCTCCTTTATTACACCAATTGGTTCCAGTATTGCTATGATGTTGCTTAATGTATCATTAGTCAATTATGGAGGTAATGCTGCCATTACAGCTATGGGAGGTATTAATAGCCTTTACAGTATGTTTATTATGCCTGTGATGGGTATTCAACAGGGGATGCAACCTATTATCGGTTATAATCATGGTGCAAACCTAAAAAATAGAGTAAAAAAAACCCTCATTGTTGGTGTGTCAATGGCAGTAGCATTTTCATCAGTAGTTTTTATATTGTTAGAAGGTTTCCCAACACTATTCATGCAACTTTTTATTGCACCAGAATCATTGACCATGCCCATTGCCACCAAAGGTCTTCGATTATTCATTTTGATGTTACCACTACTTAGTATCAACTTACTTGGCACGGCTTATTTCCAATCTATTGCTCAGGTAAAAAAAGCCTTATTCTTAGGTGCAGCAAGACAGTTCATTTTCTTAATACCTGTAGTACTTTCTTTACCCAAAGTACTAGGGTTAACAGGTGTATGGTTATCCACACCAATAGCAGATGGA
- a CDS encoding MarR family winged helix-turn-helix transcriptional regulator, translating to MLIQMDETLESILNLIPMVTDIFFKHFQFSSGLLNDLNKTHTRTLMILKFEGPSTMSVISHKVELEKGSFTPVANKLIQLGYIEKLQSSGDKRKSMLQLTEVGHTVAEKFHEEHTAYMHKQLNKLTEAERDVYLAAINLVLCTSRKMLEE from the coding sequence ATGTTGATACAGATGGATGAAACACTTGAAAGTATTCTTAATCTTATCCCTATGGTAACAGATATTTTCTTTAAGCATTTTCAATTTTCTTCTGGTTTACTGAATGATCTTAATAAAACACATACGAGAACCCTCATGATTTTAAAGTTCGAGGGACCTTCTACAATGAGTGTTATCAGTCATAAAGTGGAACTTGAAAAAGGTTCATTCACTCCGGTTGCAAATAAGCTCATTCAATTAGGATATATCGAGAAGTTACAATCATCTGGGGATAAACGTAAAAGTATGTTACAGTTGACAGAAGTAGGTCATACTGTGGCTGAAAAATTCCATGAGGAACATACTGCATATATGCATAAACAACTTAATAAACTTACTGAAGCAGAACGTGATGTTTATCTAGCTGCTATTAATTTAGTATTATGTACTTCAAGGAAAATGCTTGAAGAGTAA
- the lysS gene encoding lysine--tRNA ligase: MHWANRVANELIMQYPDKDEFVCASGISPSGSVHIGNFREVVTTYFIVKALQMQGKKARFLFSWDDFDRFRKVPGNIDPCFKQYIGMPYSDIPDPYGCHDSYAEHFEKEFEESLKEFDIDAEFRYQSREYKSGRYNPQILHALVYRKEIYDILISFKTQKPSEDERNSFYPITLYCEMCNKDDTHILNFNSETREIEYRCQCGQHGIQPIMEASNIKLNWKIDWPMRWMVEKVTFEPGGRDHSSDAGSFQVSTEIAKEIFNYSPPEFIAYDFIGIKGCQGKMSSSTGNIITPKELLKTYLPDIILFMFSKYKPAAAFNIGLDEDVIRNYTEYERLKARYGNHTLEDEELCYSMILSNTSTHIGPVPKFNQIAGILPLINFDILLLQKVLTKIGEEYDFNALKSISDRAEYWIRNWFPIKMHSWVNEKNLSYYATLNDLQRKWLRDFCSLIRHSWDIEGEQLMPMIYGICHHEEKRVMRSNQKLLFQTIYMLMLNSRSGPPINLLIEAAGIEKTLELLDFTH; this comes from the coding sequence ATGCATTGGGCAAATAGAGTAGCTAATGAATTGATTATGCAATACCCGGATAAAGATGAGTTTGTATGTGCCTCAGGAATTAGTCCTTCTGGATCAGTCCATATAGGTAATTTTCGAGAGGTGGTAACCACTTATTTTATTGTTAAAGCGTTGCAAATGCAAGGCAAGAAGGCAAGATTCCTTTTTTCATGGGATGATTTTGATCGATTTAGAAAAGTACCAGGAAACATTGATCCTTGTTTTAAGCAATACATTGGGATGCCATATTCAGATATTCCAGATCCATATGGATGTCATGATTCCTATGCTGAGCATTTTGAGAAAGAATTTGAGGAATCACTAAAAGAGTTTGATATTGATGCAGAGTTCAGATACCAAAGTAGGGAGTACAAAAGTGGTAGATATAACCCACAAATACTTCATGCTTTGGTTTATCGAAAAGAAATTTACGATATACTGATATCATTCAAAACCCAAAAGCCATCAGAAGATGAACGGAATAGTTTCTATCCCATTACACTTTACTGTGAGATGTGTAATAAAGATGATACTCATATATTAAATTTTAATAGTGAGACAAGAGAAATTGAATATAGATGTCAATGTGGGCAACATGGTATACAACCTATAATGGAGGCAAGTAATATTAAGTTAAATTGGAAAATTGATTGGCCAATGCGCTGGATGGTTGAAAAAGTTACTTTTGAACCTGGTGGCAGGGACCATTCTTCAGATGCTGGAAGTTTTCAAGTCTCAACTGAGATTGCAAAGGAAATTTTTAATTATTCTCCACCAGAATTTATAGCATATGATTTTATCGGTATAAAAGGGTGTCAAGGCAAGATGTCAAGTTCCACGGGAAATATTATAACACCAAAGGAGTTACTAAAAACTTATTTGCCAGACATAATCTTATTTATGTTCTCAAAATACAAGCCTGCTGCAGCTTTTAATATTGGACTTGATGAGGATGTTATAAGAAACTATACAGAGTATGAACGACTAAAGGCAAGATATGGGAATCATACATTAGAGGATGAAGAATTATGCTATTCTATGATTCTGTCTAACACGAGTACTCATATAGGACCAGTACCAAAGTTTAACCAAATAGCAGGTATACTGCCACTCATTAATTTTGATATACTGCTACTCCAAAAAGTATTGACTAAAATTGGAGAAGAATACGACTTCAATGCACTAAAATCAATTAGTGATAGGGCAGAGTATTGGATTAGAAATTGGTTTCCAATAAAAATGCATAGTTGGGTAAATGAAAAGAACCTATCATATTACGCAACACTAAATGATCTTCAGAGAAAATGGTTAAGGGATTTTTGTTCCCTCATTCGCCATAGTTGGGATATAGAGGGTGAGCAACTCATGCCCATGATTTACGGAATATGCCATCATGAAGAAAAAAGGGTTATGCGTTCAAATCAAAAACTATTATTTCAAACCATATATATGTTAATGCTTAATAGTAGGAGTGGACCTCCTATTAATCTATTGATTGAAGCTGCGGGAATAGAGAAAACCTTAGAGTTATTAGATTTTACTCACTAA
- a CDS encoding S-ribosylhomocysteine lyase translates to MKKIASFTVNHIDLLRGVYLSRKDVVGDQVLTTFDLRMKEPNREPVLNTAEIHTLEHLGATFLRNHPEYDEKTVYFGPMGCRTGFYVIFKGNLESKDILSIVTELFDFAASFEGEIPGGSARDCGNYLDMNLPMAKYEAQKYLELLQNLGDENLVYPE, encoded by the coding sequence ATGAAAAAAATTGCTAGTTTTACAGTTAATCATATAGATTTACTTCGTGGTGTATATCTGTCACGTAAAGACGTTGTTGGTGACCAAGTTCTTACAACATTTGATTTAAGAATGAAAGAACCTAATCGTGAGCCAGTACTCAATACGGCTGAGATTCATACTCTTGAACATTTAGGAGCCACATTTTTAAGAAACCACCCAGAATATGATGAGAAAACTGTTTATTTCGGTCCAATGGGATGTCGAACTGGTTTTTACGTTATTTTTAAAGGCAATTTAGAATCCAAAGATATATTATCTATCGTTACAGAACTCTTTGATTTTGCGGCATCCTTTGAAGGAGAAATTCCTGGCGGTTCAGCAAGAGATTGTGGTAATTATTTAGATATGAATCTGCCAATGGCTAAATACGAAGCTCAAAAATATTTGGAACTACTTCAAAATCTAGGTGATGAAAATTTAGTATATCCTGAATAA
- a CDS encoding potassium channel family protein, translated as MILYNPLVLTLYNNTIIMILTIIIETSLLFFSWKYFTLGFLFNSTFLVYLPYLLMNNYLNINQASANSIIILIVYVFVITIINLFILASDIRDKKPLSNDLLKLRKMNTLNKGFLSFLISVNKKQVVIKTAGIFILYILLLYNLLFIFALLYASLGGIFNEGINTFNNMLDAIYFSATTFFTIGFGDITPRDYSQLTKIIVIVQAILGHLITTVFWPVVIIFAFNKKSID; from the coding sequence GTGATCCTATATAACCCATTAGTCTTAACCCTTTATAATAATACTATTATTATGATCCTTACTATTATTATTGAGACATCTTTATTATTTTTTTCGTGGAAATATTTTACACTAGGCTTTTTATTTAATAGTACCTTCTTGGTATATTTACCATACTTACTTATGAATAATTATCTCAATATTAATCAAGCTTCAGCTAATTCAATTATAATACTCATTGTATATGTTTTTGTCATAACCATCATTAATTTATTTATTTTGGCCAGTGATATACGTGATAAAAAACCCTTATCAAATGACTTATTAAAATTAAGAAAGATGAATACACTCAATAAAGGCTTTTTATCATTTCTAATTAGTGTCAACAAAAAACAGGTGGTCATCAAAACAGCCGGTATCTTCATATTGTATATATTATTACTGTACAACTTATTATTTATCTTTGCGCTGTTATACGCCAGCCTAGGTGGTATATTCAATGAAGGTATTAATACTTTCAATAACATGTTAGATGCAATTTATTTCAGTGCAACGACTTTTTTCACTATTGGATTTGGCGATATAACCCCTCGGGATTATAGTCAACTCACAAAAATAATCGTTATTGTTCAAGCTATTCTTGGGCATTTAATAACCACAGTTTTTTGGCCAGTTGTTATCATTTTTGCATTTAATAAAAAAAGTATTGATTAA
- a CDS encoding TraX family protein gives MNTFTLKMIAIITMLIDHVGAILFPEILLFRFIGRIAFPIFAWLIANGYFHTKDVKKYMLRLGVFAFIAEPFFDYGIFGTWVDFSHQNVLFTLLIGLLAIYLFDQLRVDKPVWAYISLILMMVAGETILSDYGAYGIITMFLFYYFFEDKKKMALALLLLNVGRNLLIYTEYPISFINSLQFFCVLALPLILLYNKKAGPKAKYFFYIFYPLHLLIIRIIAEYNIF, from the coding sequence ATGAACACATTTACACTTAAGATGATAGCTATCATAACAATGCTGATTGATCATGTAGGTGCAATCTTATTTCCGGAAATCTTATTGTTTAGGTTTATTGGGAGAATTGCATTTCCGATTTTTGCTTGGTTGATTGCTAATGGTTATTTTCATACTAAGGATGTTAAAAAATACATGCTTAGATTAGGCGTATTTGCTTTTATAGCAGAACCCTTTTTTGATTATGGCATCTTTGGGACATGGGTAGATTTCAGCCACCAAAATGTACTGTTTACACTATTGATTGGTCTTCTAGCAATTTATTTATTTGATCAATTGAGAGTAGACAAACCTGTATGGGCATATATTTCACTTATTCTTATGATGGTTGCTGGAGAAACAATACTGTCTGATTATGGAGCCTATGGTATTATAACCATGTTCTTATTCTACTATTTTTTTGAGGATAAAAAGAAAATGGCTTTAGCACTTTTACTTTTGAATGTTGGTAGAAATCTTTTAATCTACACCGAATATCCTATTAGCTTTATTAACAGTCTACAGTTTTTTTGCGTGTTAGCATTACCACTCATATTGCTGTATAATAAAAAGGCCGGTCCAAAAGCTAAATATTTCTTCTATATTTTTTATCCCTTGCACCTTCTGATTATTAGGATAATAGCAGAGTACAACATATTTTAA
- a CDS encoding tryptophan-rich sensory protein encodes MGKNNLSIATILAYFLMIFINWYAESLPINGVTMAEVSASVSTLFTPPGYVFSIWLIIYLLLFIFVIYQFLPSQRCKSYYRQIRLPFIITCLLNSIWVILFHHFLFTWNLLTIIGLMIYLSIIYVVLNKHKCNFNGKEELFVYFPFSIYFAWTTIAVIANVSIVLVANGWGGWGISPVIWTMIVILLGLGLIIYIANKFRDPYVLLVYLWAYLGLVYKYLYTSYKGPLIVTLFACMVLMINLIYIVQKE; translated from the coding sequence ATGGGGAAAAATAATTTGAGTATAGCAACTATTTTAGCCTATTTCTTAATGATTTTTATTAACTGGTATGCTGAGAGTTTACCTATTAATGGTGTCACTATGGCTGAAGTGTCAGCTTCTGTGAGCACATTATTTACGCCACCTGGTTATGTTTTTTCTATTTGGCTTATTATTTATTTACTTTTATTCATCTTTGTCATTTATCAATTCTTACCTTCACAGAGATGTAAAAGTTATTATCGACAGATTCGTTTACCATTTATTATTACTTGTCTGTTAAACAGTATTTGGGTGATTTTATTCCATCACTTTTTATTTACATGGAACCTTCTCACTATTATTGGCTTAATGATTTACTTAAGTATCATCTATGTTGTGTTGAATAAGCATAAATGCAATTTTAATGGAAAAGAAGAGCTTTTTGTTTATTTTCCATTCTCTATCTACTTTGCATGGACTACAATTGCCGTTATAGCTAATGTATCTATTGTATTGGTAGCTAATGGGTGGGGCGGATGGGGAATAAGCCCCGTCATATGGACAATGATAGTAATTCTCTTAGGACTTGGGTTAATTATATATATAGCCAATAAGTTCAGAGATCCCTACGTACTATTGGTTTATCTATGGGCTTATTTAGGCTTAGTTTATAAGTATTTATACACATCTTACAAAGGTCCTCTTATAGTAACTTTATTTGCATGTATGGTTCTAATGATCAATTTAATTTATATCGTTCAAAAAGAGTAA
- a CDS encoding glycoside hydrolase family 95 protein → MQTSRLWYRQSAKNWNEALPLGNGHMAAMVYSGEEIDRIQLNDDTLWSGIPFQPTEKDLTDKLKEVRLLLKQGEYLKAQKIVEDHMLGAWNQSYISLGELQLHHYDTAGDVETYQRQLHIDDARLETSYRIKNCLYKREYFISGKDDIMAIKYTATEAKLNVGIHLASLLKDQVTVNDNRYVFKGHAPLHIEPEYANITPSINWDKAMSFELQIQVETDGQIITRGEELTVLDATVIVYYITSATSYNGYNKDPRHEGKDPSAECSSKLDNIHNLTYEEILSRHVRDYHTLYNRVNFQLDIDAKDDIPTDIRIKNYKNGEQDEYLFKLLFDFGRYMVISGSRPGTQPLTLQGKWNKDLRPYWSSNLTVNINVQMNYWTAESCNLSECHSPLFDLLKEISETGRLTADSYGCRGWAAHHNLDIWRNTIATGEKNPKPGKARHAFWPFSGVWLCQHLWERYDFTRDQSFLKEIAYPIMKDAALFCLDWLEEDEDGTFMSSPSTSPENQFFTSNGNQCAVSRSTTMDIAMFKDLFGNVIASSEILDLDIELRNQLIDALNRLPDYQIGQHGQLQEWYHDFEEFEPGHRHQSHLFALYPGKSITPLSTPELSDACKKSIERRLEHGGGYTGWSCAWIINLYARLLSTDGVHQSLSTLMSHSIYTNMMDAHPPMQADGNYGAIAGITEALLQSHEGFIRFIPALPKVWPKGTIKGLRARGGFEVAMGWDNNQLSEAKIISLCGEKLSFYTDSNEIIKIYNKDDEVDYQQEGQIITLNTEPNKSYHIIFS, encoded by the coding sequence ATGCAAACTTCAAGGTTATGGTACAGACAATCTGCTAAAAACTGGAACGAAGCCCTTCCACTAGGTAATGGTCATATGGCTGCTATGGTATACAGCGGTGAGGAGATTGACCGTATTCAATTAAATGATGATACTTTATGGTCAGGAATACCTTTTCAACCAACTGAGAAGGATTTAACTGACAAACTAAAAGAGGTAAGATTACTACTCAAACAAGGTGAGTATCTTAAAGCACAAAAAATTGTCGAAGATCATATGCTTGGTGCATGGAATCAATCTTATATCAGTCTTGGTGAATTACAATTACACCATTATGATACTGCTGGTGATGTAGAGACTTATCAACGTCAGCTACATATAGATGATGCACGATTAGAGACTAGCTATCGAATAAAAAATTGCCTGTATAAAAGAGAGTATTTTATTTCAGGTAAAGACGACATCATGGCCATTAAATATACTGCTACAGAAGCTAAGTTGAATGTGGGAATACATTTGGCAAGCTTACTAAAAGATCAAGTTACTGTTAACGATAATCGCTATGTTTTTAAAGGACATGCCCCTCTTCATATTGAACCAGAATATGCAAACATTACACCTTCAATCAACTGGGATAAAGCAATGTCTTTTGAATTACAAATACAAGTTGAAACTGATGGTCAAATCATCACAAGAGGCGAAGAGTTAACTGTTCTAGATGCAACAGTAATCGTTTACTATATTACCAGTGCTACCAGCTACAACGGTTATAATAAAGACCCTCGTCATGAGGGTAAAGATCCATCAGCTGAATGCTCTTCAAAATTGGATAATATTCATAACCTAACTTATGAAGAAATATTAAGTCGCCATGTGAGAGACTACCATACTCTTTATAATCGGGTTAATTTTCAATTGGATATTGATGCAAAAGACGATATTCCTACAGATATTCGAATCAAAAACTATAAAAATGGTGAACAGGATGAATATCTCTTTAAACTACTCTTTGACTTTGGCCGGTATATGGTTATTTCTGGTTCAAGACCTGGTACACAGCCACTGACTCTTCAAGGCAAATGGAATAAGGACCTTCGTCCTTATTGGAGTAGCAATTTAACTGTAAATATCAATGTTCAAATGAACTATTGGACAGCAGAAAGCTGTAATTTATCCGAATGCCATTCACCACTATTTGATTTACTCAAGGAGATTTCAGAAACTGGACGTTTAACAGCCGACAGTTACGGCTGTCGTGGCTGGGCGGCTCATCACAACCTTGACATTTGGCGTAATACCATTGCTACAGGTGAGAAGAACCCTAAACCAGGTAAAGCACGTCATGCTTTCTGGCCATTCAGTGGCGTATGGTTATGTCAGCATCTATGGGAACGTTATGATTTCACAAGAGATCAGTCCTTCCTAAAAGAAATCGCTTACCCTATTATGAAAGATGCAGCTCTTTTCTGTCTTGACTGGTTAGAAGAAGATGAAGACGGAACATTCATGAGTTCACCTTCAACATCACCTGAGAATCAATTTTTTACCTCAAATGGCAATCAATGTGCTGTAAGTCGCTCTACTACAATGGATATAGCTATGTTTAAAGATTTATTTGGAAACGTTATTGCATCCAGTGAAATCCTAGATTTAGATATAGAATTAAGAAATCAATTAATTGATGCTCTTAATCGTTTACCCGACTATCAAATTGGTCAGCACGGACAACTTCAAGAGTGGTATCATGATTTTGAAGAGTTTGAGCCAGGACATCGCCACCAGTCTCATTTATTTGCTCTGTATCCAGGTAAAAGCATAACACCACTCAGTACCCCAGAACTTTCTGATGCTTGTAAAAAAAGTATAGAAAGACGATTAGAACATGGCGGTGGTTACACTGGCTGGAGTTGTGCATGGATCATTAATCTCTATGCTAGATTATTAAGTACTGATGGTGTACATCAATCTCTATCAACACTGATGAGCCATTCCATCTATACCAACATGATGGACGCTCACCCCCCCATGCAAGCTGATGGTAACTACGGTGCCATAGCTGGAATCACCGAAGCCTTACTTCAAAGTCACGAAGGTTTTATACGCTTTATCCCTGCCCTACCAAAAGTATGGCCAAAAGGCACCATCAAAGGTCTACGTGCCAGAGGTGGTTTTGAGGTAGCCATGGGATGGGATAATAACCAACTAAGTGAAGCCAAGATAATCTCCTTATGTGGCGAAAAATTAAGCTTCTACACGGATTCAAATGAAATAATCAAAATCTACAATAAGGATGATGAAGTTGATTATCAGCAAGAAGGTCAAATCATCACATTGAATACTGAGCCAAATAAGAGCTATCATATCATCTTCTCTTAA